A portion of the Streptomyces platensis genome contains these proteins:
- a CDS encoding MarR family winged helix-turn-helix transcriptional regulator — protein sequence MADTPYAPSRIRALPSWLLGRAAARGHRLVADALAAEGMRMMHHAVLSAVAELGPVSQAELGRTLAIDPKDMVAIVNDLQQDGLVTRTPDPKDRRKNAVEISADGRRRLRRTQQLGDEANAELTAALTPAEREQLIALLTRIALPAG from the coding sequence ATGGCCGACACTCCCTACGCCCCCAGCCGAATCCGCGCGCTCCCCAGCTGGCTGCTGGGCCGCGCCGCCGCCCGCGGTCACCGCCTGGTCGCCGACGCACTGGCCGCCGAAGGCATGCGGATGATGCATCACGCCGTTCTCTCGGCGGTCGCCGAACTCGGTCCGGTCTCCCAGGCGGAGCTCGGCCGGACGCTGGCCATCGACCCCAAGGACATGGTCGCGATCGTCAACGACCTCCAGCAGGACGGACTGGTGACCCGCACCCCCGACCCCAAGGACCGGCGCAAGAACGCCGTCGAGATCTCCGCCGACGGCCGCCGGCGGCTGCGCCGCACCCAGCAGCTCGGCGACGAGGCCAACGCGGAGCTGACCGCGGCCCTGACCCCCGCCGAACGCGAGCAGCTGATCGCGCTGCTGACCCGGATCGCGCTGCCGGCGGGGTGA
- the fdhD gene encoding formate dehydrogenase accessory sulfurtransferase FdhD: MGRVTERRRVIRIRDGAVSTRPDTLVAEEPMEIRVGGKPLAITMRTPGDDFALAAGFLVSEGVLASADELANIVYCAGATSGGTAGPEEAESGGGGGSNSYNVVDVRLADGVPVPDISLERNVYTTSSCGLCGKASLDAVRTTARWALDTSPDTPVRIAPETLSALPDRLRAAQRVFERTGGLHAAALFTADGELLDIREDVGRHNAVDKIVGRALQQGRLPLSSAVLMVSGRASFELAQKAVMAGIPVLAAVSAPSSLAVDLAVETGLTLVGFLRGSSMNVYAGEHRIALDAAATTG; encoded by the coding sequence ATGGGACGGGTCACCGAGCGACGCCGCGTCATCCGCATCCGCGACGGTGCCGTGAGCACCCGCCCGGACACCCTCGTCGCCGAGGAGCCGATGGAGATCCGGGTCGGCGGCAAGCCGCTGGCGATCACCATGCGCACCCCCGGTGACGACTTCGCGCTCGCCGCCGGCTTCCTCGTCAGCGAGGGCGTCCTGGCGAGCGCCGACGAACTGGCGAACATCGTCTACTGCGCGGGGGCCACCAGCGGGGGCACCGCCGGCCCGGAGGAAGCGGAGAGCGGGGGCGGGGGCGGGAGCAACAGCTACAACGTGGTCGATGTCCGGCTCGCGGACGGGGTTCCGGTCCCGGACATCAGCCTGGAGCGCAACGTCTATACGACCTCGTCGTGCGGGCTGTGCGGCAAGGCCAGTCTGGACGCGGTGCGCACCACGGCCCGCTGGGCCCTGGACACCTCCCCCGACACCCCGGTCCGGATCGCCCCGGAGACGCTCAGCGCCCTCCCTGACCGGCTGCGGGCGGCCCAGCGGGTGTTCGAGCGGACGGGGGGCCTGCATGCCGCGGCGCTGTTCACGGCGGACGGTGAGCTGCTCGACATCCGGGAGGACGTGGGGCGGCACAACGCCGTCGACAAGATCGTCGGACGGGCGCTGCAACAGGGGCGGCTGCCGCTGTCCTCCGCTGTGCTGATGGTCTCCGGCCGGGCGTCGTTCGAGCTGGCGCAGAAGGCGGTGATGGCGGGCATTCCCGTGCTGGCCGCGGTCTCGGCGCCGTCCTCGCTCGCCGTCGATCTGGCCGTCGAGACCGGGCTGACCCTGGTCGGGTTTCTGCGCGGCAGCTCCATGAACGTGTACGCGGGTGAGCACCGGATCGCCCTGGACGCGGCGGCCACCACGGGCTGA
- a CDS encoding FAD-dependent monooxygenase: MNTDHIRIAGAEVAVVGGSIAGCATALAAHRAGAGRITVLERTTGRLEDRGVGLAVHNARYAELAAAGYLDTAMPWVQLTTRRWYLRDGTAPLGRRLAVLPFPFRSYCWGPLWRELRRRLPEDTVFRSGVRVAGVSDAADGATLRLDDGEDGGSGGSGTSDGVRGPDGRRTERFDLVIGADGYRSTVRAAAFPEVRPDYAGYLAWRGAVPAERLAELDLPGLPATPWAVEDCIYVVFPGGHVIIYRIPDGHGGHRANWVLYTAPPAGLDLASASPTSLPPGSLTDALHRHLTHVASELLPPYWGGLIRLTPREDCFIQPMYDFTAPRYTAGRLLLAGDAATVARPHTGGGAVKALQDAAALEAALRAVPERPDALDAYGTERGRTGRVMVELGRRLGRLLVQDAPDWRTLDQAGVAAAWATADGSGAFGGRELKS, encoded by the coding sequence ATGAACACGGATCACATCCGGATCGCAGGGGCCGAGGTCGCCGTCGTGGGCGGCAGTATCGCCGGTTGCGCCACGGCACTGGCCGCGCATCGCGCGGGCGCGGGCCGGATCACCGTCCTTGAGCGCACCACCGGGCGCCTAGAGGACCGCGGCGTCGGCCTGGCGGTGCACAACGCCCGTTATGCCGAACTCGCGGCCGCCGGCTACCTGGACACCGCGATGCCGTGGGTGCAGCTGACCACCCGCCGCTGGTACCTCCGCGACGGCACCGCACCCCTCGGCCGCCGGCTCGCCGTCCTGCCCTTCCCGTTCCGCTCGTACTGCTGGGGGCCGCTCTGGCGGGAGTTACGGCGGCGGCTGCCGGAGGACACCGTCTTCCGGTCGGGCGTACGGGTGGCCGGGGTCAGCGATGCCGCGGACGGCGCCACCCTGCGGCTCGACGACGGCGAGGACGGCGGCAGCGGGGGCAGCGGCACGAGCGACGGCGTACGGGGCCCCGATGGCCGCCGTACGGAGCGTTTCGACCTGGTCATCGGTGCGGACGGTTATCGCTCGACGGTCCGTGCCGCCGCGTTTCCCGAGGTACGGCCCGACTACGCCGGCTATCTGGCCTGGCGCGGCGCCGTCCCGGCCGAGCGGCTGGCGGAGCTCGACCTCCCCGGCCTGCCGGCCACTCCCTGGGCGGTGGAGGACTGCATCTACGTGGTCTTCCCTGGCGGCCACGTCATCATCTACCGCATCCCGGACGGCCACGGCGGCCACCGCGCCAACTGGGTCCTGTACACCGCCCCGCCGGCCGGCCTCGACCTGGCGTCGGCCTCCCCCACCAGCCTGCCGCCCGGCAGCCTCACCGACGCTCTGCACCGCCATCTCACCCATGTGGCAAGCGAGTTGCTGCCGCCGTACTGGGGCGGACTGATCCGGCTGACGCCACGTGAAGACTGCTTCATCCAGCCCATGTACGACTTCACGGCGCCGCGCTACACCGCCGGCCGGCTGCTGCTCGCGGGCGATGCGGCCACCGTCGCCCGCCCGCACACAGGCGGCGGCGCGGTGAAGGCGCTCCAGGACGCCGCCGCCCTGGAGGCCGCACTGCGCGCCGTACCGGAGCGGCCGGATGCGCTGGACGCGTACGGCACCGAGCGCGGGCGGACCGGCCGGGTGATGGTCGAGCTGGGACGGCGGCTGGGCCGGCTCCTGGTGCAGGACGCCCCGGACTGGCGGACGCTGGACCAGGCCGGGGTGGCGGCCGCCTGGGCCACGGCCGATGGCTCGGGCGCGTTCGGCGGCCGCGAGCTGAAGAGCTGA
- a CDS encoding chorismate mutase, producing the protein MSEGTAPAAGEAASVADEAARERLLYLRGSIDNLDAALVHLLAERFKCTQQVGELKARHSLPPADPAREAAQIERLRRLAEDAKLDPAFAEKFLTFIIGEVVRHHRAIADRTHEEATAEAAGQAGPAAG; encoded by the coding sequence ATGAGCGAAGGGACCGCACCGGCGGCCGGCGAAGCGGCCTCCGTTGCCGACGAAGCGGCGCGTGAGCGGCTGCTCTACCTGCGCGGCAGTATCGACAACCTCGACGCCGCCCTGGTGCATCTGCTCGCCGAGCGCTTCAAGTGCACCCAGCAGGTCGGCGAGCTCAAGGCCCGGCACAGCCTGCCGCCCGCCGACCCGGCCCGGGAGGCCGCGCAGATCGAGCGGCTGCGCCGGCTGGCCGAGGACGCCAAGCTGGACCCGGCCTTCGCCGAGAAGTTCCTCACCTTCATCATCGGCGAGGTAGTCCGCCACCACCGGGCGATCGCCGACCGTACGCACGAAGAGGCGACGGCGGAAGCGGCGGGACAGGCCGGACCCGCCGCGGGCTGA
- a CDS encoding aldehyde dehydrogenase family protein — MATTPASPADPARSDRPAPTLILKPGTSWQDAWQRSLAVAPEAFRDDQALNLWGAAWHPDGHPLPATSPVDGSPVAGPPRLDADAALHAVRASLDQHRAWRQVPLAERKARISATLDALTEHRELLALLLVWEIGKPWKLAQADVDRAIDGVRWYVDEIDRMLVDRTPLPGPVSNIASWNYPMSVLIHAMLVQALAGNAVIAKTPTDGGLVCLTLACALATREGVPATLVSGSGKELSPSLVRSPEIGCVSFVGGRDTGARVATAVADLGKRHVLEQEGLNTWGIWNFTDWPALTPLLRKTFDYAKQRCTAYPRFVVQREAFADFLAAYLPAVRSVRFGHPLAVADPADPLPELDFGPLINAAKAKELADLTNEAISRGAVPLHRGSLADGHFLPSQDTSAYLPPTTLLAPPPSSPLHHAEPFGPVDTLVLVDTEAELLAAMNASNGALVASLSCDDQETYDRLAPQIRAFKVGHGKPRSRGDRDELFGGFGNSWSGAFVGGELLVRAVTEGPESERLPGNFPDYHLMP; from the coding sequence ATGGCCACCACCCCCGCATCCCCCGCCGATCCGGCGCGGAGCGACCGCCCCGCCCCGACGCTCATACTCAAGCCCGGTACGTCCTGGCAGGACGCCTGGCAGCGCAGTCTGGCCGTGGCACCCGAGGCGTTCCGCGACGACCAGGCTCTCAACCTCTGGGGCGCCGCCTGGCATCCGGACGGCCACCCGCTGCCCGCCACCAGCCCCGTCGACGGCAGCCCGGTCGCCGGCCCGCCCCGACTCGACGCGGACGCCGCGCTGCACGCCGTACGCGCCTCCCTCGACCAGCACCGGGCCTGGCGCCAGGTCCCGTTGGCCGAACGCAAGGCCCGGATCTCCGCCACCCTCGACGCGCTGACGGAGCACCGCGAACTGCTCGCGCTGCTCCTGGTCTGGGAGATCGGCAAGCCCTGGAAGCTCGCGCAGGCGGACGTCGACCGGGCCATCGACGGGGTCCGCTGGTACGTCGACGAGATCGACCGGATGCTCGTCGACCGCACCCCGCTGCCCGGCCCGGTCAGCAACATCGCCAGCTGGAACTACCCGATGTCGGTCCTGATCCACGCGATGCTGGTGCAGGCGCTGGCCGGGAACGCGGTGATCGCCAAGACCCCCACCGACGGCGGTCTGGTGTGTCTCACCCTCGCCTGTGCGCTGGCCACCCGGGAGGGCGTCCCGGCCACCCTCGTCAGCGGCAGCGGCAAGGAGCTCTCGCCCTCGCTCGTCCGCTCGCCCGAGATCGGCTGTGTCTCGTTCGTCGGCGGCCGGGACACCGGCGCCCGGGTCGCCACCGCCGTCGCCGACCTCGGCAAACGCCATGTCCTCGAACAAGAGGGCCTCAACACCTGGGGCATCTGGAATTTCACCGACTGGCCGGCCCTGACGCCGCTGCTCCGCAAGACCTTCGACTACGCCAAGCAGCGCTGCACCGCCTACCCCCGTTTCGTCGTCCAGCGTGAGGCCTTCGCCGACTTCCTCGCCGCCTACCTCCCGGCCGTCCGCAGCGTCCGCTTCGGCCACCCCCTGGCCGTCGCCGACCCCGCCGATCCGCTCCCCGAACTCGACTTCGGCCCGCTGATCAACGCCGCCAAGGCCAAGGAGCTCGCCGACCTCACCAACGAGGCGATCTCCCGGGGCGCGGTCCCCCTGCACCGCGGCAGCCTGGCGGACGGTCACTTCCTGCCGTCCCAGGACACCTCGGCCTACCTCCCGCCCACCACGCTGCTGGCCCCGCCCCCGTCCTCCCCGCTCCACCACGCCGAGCCCTTCGGACCGGTCGACACCCTCGTCCTCGTCGACACCGAGGCGGAACTCCTCGCCGCCATGAATGCCAGCAACGGCGCCCTGGTGGCCAGCCTGTCCTGTGACGACCAGGAGACCTACGACCGCCTGGCACCGCAGATCCGCGCCTTCAAGGTCGGCCACGGCAAGCCGCGTTCCCGGGGTGACCGCGATGAGCTCTTCGGCGGCTTCGGCAATTCCTGGAGCGGTGCCTTCGTCGGCGGTGAACTCCTCGTCCGCGCGGTCACCGAGGGCCCGGAGTCCGAACGTCTGCCGGGCAACTTCCCCGACTACCACCTGATGCCGTAG
- a CDS encoding DUF2254 domain-containing protein: MGNEGQVAQITGPRRPRALSPLREHLRDTFWFAPSAGLVCAGLLWWGASTLDLEIVALLQREKAYAALRELVSIAEDTRTIVTTISSAMMTFIGVVFSISLVAVQMASGQLTPRVVRIFIRSRISKITLSVFLATFLFSLLVLTSYESETDIRQVTSVPVVQSLLTMALVVLSLVLFIAYVSATLRLMQVGPVVDRITRETLRMLARQGTGKEGSEDGGSLAAETGRVAHTGRAGVVRDVHVARLVRVARRQGVVLRLLPRIGDFVLPGTPVLAVHGETVPPRWALRRTVSVGVERTFHQDLGLGLRQLSDIALRALSPAVNDPTTAVQCLDRIVQILAAVVGRPLGAVHHRDRRGAVRLVQNVPAWADLVDLGLTEIRAAAPHSPQVTRRMLAGIDDLLRLAPEPRREPLVRHRTLLLQAVERAVPAAPDRRFASSPDRQGIG; this comes from the coding sequence ATGGGCAATGAGGGACAAGTCGCGCAGATCACTGGTCCCCGCAGGCCACGTGCGCTGTCGCCGCTACGGGAGCATCTGCGGGACACCTTCTGGTTCGCGCCGTCGGCGGGGCTGGTGTGTGCCGGGCTGCTGTGGTGGGGGGCGTCGACGCTCGATCTTGAGATCGTCGCGCTGCTCCAGCGGGAGAAGGCGTACGCGGCGCTGCGGGAACTGGTCTCGATCGCCGAGGACACCAGGACGATCGTGACGACGATCAGCTCGGCGATGATGACCTTCATCGGGGTGGTCTTCAGCATTTCGCTGGTCGCGGTGCAGATGGCCAGCGGTCAGCTCACCCCGCGGGTGGTGCGGATCTTCATCCGGAGCCGGATCAGCAAGATCACGCTCAGCGTCTTCCTGGCGACCTTCCTGTTCTCGCTGCTGGTGCTCACCTCGTACGAGAGTGAGACCGACATCCGCCAGGTCACCTCGGTGCCCGTAGTGCAGAGCCTGCTGACGATGGCCCTCGTGGTGCTCAGTCTGGTGCTGTTCATCGCATATGTGTCGGCCACGCTGCGGCTGATGCAGGTGGGGCCGGTGGTCGACCGGATCACCCGGGAGACGCTGCGGATGCTGGCGCGGCAGGGCACGGGCAAGGAGGGCTCGGAGGACGGCGGCTCCCTGGCGGCCGAGACGGGGCGGGTCGCGCACACCGGCCGGGCCGGGGTCGTACGGGATGTGCATGTGGCGCGGCTGGTGCGGGTGGCGCGGCGGCAGGGGGTCGTGCTGCGGCTGCTGCCGCGGATCGGGGATTTCGTGCTGCCGGGGACGCCGGTGCTGGCGGTGCACGGCGAGACGGTGCCGCCCCGGTGGGCGTTGCGGCGCACGGTGTCGGTAGGGGTGGAGCGGACCTTCCACCAGGATCTCGGGCTCGGGCTGCGGCAGCTGTCGGACATCGCGCTGCGGGCACTGTCGCCCGCGGTGAACGATCCGACCACGGCCGTGCAGTGCCTGGACCGGATCGTGCAGATTCTCGCGGCGGTGGTGGGGCGGCCGCTCGGGGCGGTGCACCACCGGGACCGCCGGGGTGCGGTGCGGCTGGTGCAGAACGTACCGGCCTGGGCCGATCTGGTGGACCTGGGGCTGACCGAGATCCGGGCGGCCGCGCCGCACAGTCCGCAGGTCACCCGGCGGATGCTGGCCGGGATCGACGATCTGCTGCGGCTCGCACCGGAACCACGGCGGGAGCCGCTGGTGCGGCACCGCACGCTCCTGCTCCAGGCGGTGGAGCGCGCGGTACCGGCTGCCCCGGACCGGCGGTTCGCCTCGTCCCCCGACCGGCAGGGAATCGGCTGA
- a CDS encoding GMC family oxidoreductase → MSQEAPVDEFDYVVVGGGTAGAVVAARLSEDPAVTVCLLEAGPSDVGDENVLRLDRWMGLLESGYDWDYPVEPQENGNSFLRHARAKVLGGCSSHNSCIAFWTPAEDLDEWAAMGCTGWSAADCFPLFQRLENNDGPGDHHGHDGPVVLRTVPPHDPCGVALLEACTAAGIPTAAFNTGKTVIRGANWFQINCRPDGTRSSASVSYLHPVMGTRKNLDVRTGLQARRLNFDSARHCTGVDYLAPDLIHTRTVNARRETVVSCGSIDSPKLLMLSGIGPATHLRATGIEPIVDSPGVGSNLQDHPEGVIMWDAKQPMVRSSTQWWEIGIFADTEPGLDRPDLMFHYGQVPFDMNTYRRGYPTSENAFCLTPNVTRARSLGTVRLRTRDFRDKPKVDPRYFTDEHDIRVMTHGLRLAREIVAQPAMADWAGTELAPGPSARSDAELLDYIRTTHNTVYHPACTVRMGATDDQATPLDPQLRVKGVTGLRVADGSVMPFLPAVNPCITTMMIGEKCADLMRSA, encoded by the coding sequence ATGTCCCAAGAGGCTCCTGTGGACGAGTTCGACTATGTCGTGGTCGGCGGCGGCACGGCCGGCGCCGTCGTGGCGGCCCGGCTCAGCGAGGATCCGGCGGTCACCGTCTGCCTGCTGGAGGCCGGCCCGTCCGATGTCGGCGACGAGAACGTGCTGCGCCTGGACCGCTGGATGGGGCTGCTGGAGTCCGGCTACGACTGGGACTATCCGGTCGAGCCGCAGGAGAACGGCAACAGCTTCCTGCGGCACGCCCGCGCCAAGGTGTTGGGCGGCTGCTCCTCGCACAACTCCTGTATCGCCTTCTGGACCCCGGCCGAGGATCTCGACGAGTGGGCCGCGATGGGCTGTACGGGCTGGAGCGCGGCCGACTGCTTCCCGCTCTTCCAACGGCTGGAGAACAACGACGGCCCGGGAGACCACCACGGCCACGACGGCCCGGTCGTCCTGCGCACCGTCCCGCCCCATGACCCGTGCGGAGTGGCCCTCCTGGAGGCCTGCACGGCGGCCGGCATTCCGACCGCCGCCTTCAACACCGGCAAGACCGTCATCCGGGGAGCCAACTGGTTCCAGATCAACTGCCGCCCCGACGGCACCCGTTCCTCGGCCTCGGTGTCCTATCTGCACCCCGTCATGGGCACCCGCAAGAACCTCGACGTACGCACCGGCCTCCAGGCCAGGCGCCTGAACTTCGACTCCGCACGGCACTGCACCGGCGTGGACTACCTCGCCCCCGACCTGATCCACACCCGCACCGTCAACGCCCGCCGCGAGACCGTCGTCTCCTGCGGCTCCATCGACTCCCCCAAGCTCCTGATGCTCTCCGGCATCGGCCCGGCCACCCATCTGCGCGCCACCGGCATCGAGCCGATCGTGGACTCCCCCGGCGTCGGCTCCAACCTCCAGGACCACCCGGAGGGCGTGATCATGTGGGACGCCAAGCAGCCCATGGTCCGCTCCTCCACCCAGTGGTGGGAGATCGGCATCTTCGCCGACACGGAGCCGGGTCTGGACCGCCCGGACCTGATGTTCCACTACGGCCAGGTGCCCTTCGACATGAACACCTACCGCCGCGGCTACCCCACCTCGGAGAACGCCTTCTGCCTCACCCCGAACGTCACCCGCGCCCGCTCCCTGGGCACCGTACGGCTGCGCACCCGCGACTTCCGTGACAAGCCCAAGGTCGACCCGCGCTACTTCACCGACGAGCACGACATCCGCGTCATGACCCACGGGCTCCGGCTCGCCCGGGAGATCGTCGCCCAGCCCGCGATGGCCGACTGGGCGGGCACCGAACTCGCCCCGGGCCCCTCCGCCCGCTCCGACGCCGAGCTCCTCGACTACATCCGCACCACCCACAACACCGTCTACCACCCCGCCTGCACGGTCCGGATGGGCGCCACCGACGACCAGGCCACCCCGCTCGACCCCCAGCTGCGGGTCAAGGGCGTCACGGGTCTGCGGGTGGCCGACGGTTCGGTGATGCCGTTCCTGCCGGCCGTGAATCCGTGCATCACGACGATGATGATCGGGGAGAAGTGCGCGGACCTGATGCGGAGCGCATGA
- a CDS encoding APC family permease, with protein MVRVTGPESPRPGTRADGSHDDDSLTELGYKPELKRTLGNFHTFAAGISYISILTGTFQLFYFGIAHGGPAYWWSWPMVFAGQLMVALCFCELAARYPVAGSVYNWAKKLGGPHIGWLGGWMMLTATMVSLSAVALAYQVTLPQISSWFQFVGDGTGKSAAENAVLLGTVLIAFTTLVNAFGVKLMARINSAGVAIELIAAIVLILLLAAHVARGPDVVTDTFGLGAGENLGYFGAFLTASLASAYVMYGFDTASSLGEESKDPGRNAPRAILRALIASFLIGGLILLFALMSVPDLQAEQLKVDGLQYVVLSTLGSTIGQIVLWCVVIAITVCELAVHTAGIRLAFAMARDNNLPAASLLAKVSPRFQTPVLPAVIIGLVAIGILVINVNQPQIFSVITSIAIIMIYLAYLSVTLPMLIQRLRGNWTPAKGKFSLGKFGIPVNILAVCWGIAMSLNLAWPRAAVYNATGPQHWYLRWGAFLFIGVVALGGFAYYWFVQRKKTGVLAMHAAVHPDRGTPGDTGNPTP; from the coding sequence GTGGTTCGAGTGACCGGCCCCGAGTCCCCCCGTCCCGGCACCCGGGCCGACGGCTCGCACGACGACGACTCGCTCACCGAGCTCGGCTACAAGCCGGAACTCAAGCGCACTCTGGGCAACTTCCACACCTTCGCCGCCGGCATCAGCTATATCTCCATCCTGACCGGCACCTTCCAGCTGTTCTACTTCGGTATCGCCCACGGCGGACCGGCGTACTGGTGGTCCTGGCCGATGGTCTTCGCCGGCCAGCTGATGGTGGCGCTGTGCTTCTGTGAACTGGCCGCCCGCTATCCGGTGGCCGGCTCGGTCTACAACTGGGCCAAGAAGCTCGGCGGTCCGCACATCGGCTGGCTCGGCGGCTGGATGATGCTGACCGCGACCATGGTCTCGCTGTCCGCGGTGGCGCTGGCCTATCAGGTGACGCTGCCGCAGATCTCGTCGTGGTTCCAGTTCGTCGGCGACGGCACCGGGAAGTCCGCGGCCGAGAACGCCGTCCTGCTGGGCACCGTGCTGATCGCGTTCACCACACTGGTCAACGCCTTCGGCGTCAAACTCATGGCGCGGATCAACTCCGCGGGCGTGGCGATCGAGCTGATCGCCGCCATCGTCCTGATCCTGCTGCTCGCGGCGCATGTCGCCCGCGGCCCCGACGTCGTGACCGACACCTTCGGTCTGGGCGCGGGCGAGAACCTCGGCTACTTCGGTGCGTTCCTGACCGCGTCGCTGGCCTCGGCCTATGTCATGTACGGCTTCGACACCGCCTCGTCACTCGGCGAGGAGTCCAAGGACCCCGGCCGCAACGCCCCCCGCGCGATCCTCCGGGCGCTGATCGCGTCCTTCCTCATCGGTGGTCTGATCCTGCTGTTCGCCCTGATGTCCGTGCCCGATCTCCAGGCCGAACAGCTGAAGGTGGACGGCCTCCAGTACGTGGTGCTCTCCACGCTCGGCTCGACCATCGGGCAGATCGTGCTCTGGTGTGTGGTCATCGCGATCACCGTGTGCGAACTGGCGGTGCACACCGCCGGCATCCGCCTCGCGTTCGCGATGGCCCGGGACAACAACCTCCCGGCCGCCTCCCTGCTCGCCAAGGTCAGCCCGCGTTTCCAGACGCCGGTGCTGCCGGCCGTCATCATCGGTCTGGTGGCGATCGGCATCCTCGTCATCAACGTCAACCAGCCGCAGATCTTCTCGGTGATCACCAGTATCGCGATCATCATGATCTATCTGGCCTATCTGTCGGTCACCCTGCCGATGCTGATCCAGCGGCTGCGCGGCAACTGGACCCCGGCCAAGGGCAAGTTCTCGCTCGGCAAATTCGGCATCCCGGTGAACATCCTGGCGGTGTGCTGGGGCATCGCGATGTCCCTGAACCTCGCCTGGCCGCGCGCCGCGGTCTACAACGCGACCGGCCCGCAGCACTGGTATCTGCGCTGGGGCGCCTTCCTGTTCATCGGCGTCGTGGCGCTCGGCGGCTTCGCCTACTACTGGTTCGTCCAGCGCAAGAAGACGGGCGTCCTCGCCATGCACGCCGCCGTCCACCCGGACCGCGGCACCCCGGGCGACACCGGCAACCCCACCCCCTGA
- a CDS encoding aldehyde dehydrogenase family protein, whose amino-acid sequence MPELFIGGQWTAAADGQVREIRCPADGTLVATVDEGGPKDAAAAVSAARTAFDDGSWPRTPAAERGRLVLRVAELLERDRDVLAKAESLDTGKRLVESGYDMDDIANCFRHFGNLGAAGGTDRVVDAGAAEIASTVCHEPVGVCALITPWNYPLLQTAWKVAPCLVAGNTFVLKPSELTPHTAVHLMRLLAEAGLPDGAANLVLGTGPAVGALLTEDPRVDMVSFTGGLLTGRRIMAAAAPTVKKIALELGGKNPNIVFADADFDTAVDYALMAVFLHSGQVCSAGARLLVQEELHDAFVDELVSRAQRIRLGGPFDEHARTGPLISAAHRAKVEAYVAAGLEEGAVLLCGGSPPDDPSLSNGFYYLPTVLDECTPDMSVVRDESFGPVLTVERFRDEDEAVSLANDTVYGLAGAVWTQDSERAHRVAARLRAGTVWINDFHPYVPQAEWGGMKQSGVGRELGPAGLAEYQEAKHVWRNTAPRPQRWFE is encoded by the coding sequence ATGCCGGAGCTGTTCATCGGCGGTCAGTGGACCGCAGCGGCCGACGGGCAGGTGCGCGAGATCCGCTGCCCCGCGGACGGCACGCTGGTCGCGACCGTGGACGAGGGCGGGCCGAAGGACGCGGCGGCTGCGGTCTCCGCCGCCCGCACGGCCTTCGACGACGGGTCCTGGCCGCGCACCCCGGCGGCCGAGCGCGGCCGGCTGGTGCTGCGCGTCGCCGAGCTGCTGGAGCGCGACCGGGACGTGCTGGCGAAGGCCGAGTCGCTGGACACCGGCAAGCGGCTGGTCGAGAGCGGCTACGACATGGACGACATCGCCAACTGCTTCCGCCACTTCGGCAACCTCGGCGCGGCCGGGGGCACCGACCGGGTGGTGGACGCCGGTGCCGCGGAGATCGCCAGCACGGTGTGCCACGAGCCGGTCGGCGTCTGCGCGCTGATCACCCCGTGGAACTACCCGCTGCTCCAGACCGCCTGGAAGGTCGCCCCCTGCCTGGTCGCGGGCAACACCTTCGTCCTGAAGCCCAGTGAGCTGACCCCGCACACCGCCGTCCACCTCATGCGGCTGCTGGCCGAGGCCGGGCTGCCCGACGGCGCCGCCAATCTGGTGCTGGGCACCGGCCCGGCCGTGGGCGCACTGCTGACCGAGGACCCGCGGGTGGACATGGTGTCGTTCACCGGCGGGCTGCTCACCGGCCGGCGGATCATGGCCGCGGCGGCCCCGACGGTGAAGAAGATCGCGCTGGAGCTGGGCGGCAAGAACCCGAACATCGTCTTCGCGGACGCCGATTTCGACACCGCCGTCGACTACGCCCTGATGGCCGTCTTTCTGCACTCCGGGCAGGTCTGCTCGGCGGGGGCCCGGCTGCTCGTCCAGGAGGAGCTGCACGATGCCTTCGTCGACGAACTGGTCTCCCGCGCCCAGCGGATCCGGCTCGGCGGACCGTTCGACGAACATGCCCGTACCGGCCCGCTGATCTCGGCCGCGCACCGCGCGAAGGTCGAGGCGTATGTGGCGGCCGGGCTGGAAGAGGGTGCCGTACTGCTCTGCGGCGGCTCCCCGCCGGACGATCCGTCGCTGTCGAACGGCTTCTACTATCTGCCGACCGTGCTGGACGAGTGCACCCCGGACATGTCCGTCGTCCGGGACGAGAGCTTCGGCCCGGTGCTGACCGTCGAGCGGTTCCGCGACGAGGACGAGGCGGTCTCGCTCGCCAACGACACGGTGTACGGTCTGGCCGGGGCGGTGTGGACGCAGGACAGCGAGCGGGCCCACCGGGTCGCCGCACGGCTGCGCGCGGGCACGGTGTGGATCAACGACTTCCATCCGTATGTGCCACAAGCGGAGTGGGGCGGGATGAAGCAGTCCGGCGTGGGCCGCGAGCTGGGGCCGGCGGGGCTGGCCGAGTACCAGGAGGCCAAGCACGTCTGGCGCAACACCGCACCACGGCCGCAGAGGTGGTTCGAGTGA